The following coding sequences lie in one Metopolophium dirhodum isolate CAU chromosome 5, ASM1992520v1, whole genome shotgun sequence genomic window:
- the LOC132945114 gene encoding acylamino-acid-releasing enzyme-like, giving the protein MAQLDKLVAAYRVTAQYPEVISAKILNCSKDSVSVHSVWMQKVLERQTVIKFRQTVFSDYKKYTLTSPPTDITNELISAQSKSTKYFCVVREIESGKDIKQYLEVWADCSLVKNYDLSALDVHGKIYADGEFGTLEWSPDETKIVYIAEKKVPKSEPFYKQKPKASADKDGVDNSDTVPGKEYDWSQDWGEQLVGKITPVLVVCDIKTDTIDVLSNIPNNINPATATWTPDGKGVVAIGHSITSRKLGLIYCANSPSIVFSLTLDGQYDVLSSNSEQLCVRYPRFNLNGTKLVWLERLAGGPHSSCFKLISCNWSTKKTSTVVDFDNRILLNTYDYNEELPFYGLYDLAIPRNCWLNDDKTLVLSTPQGGSIHTFAIDTESKDIHYLPITKPFHECVSVLDVCNDVLVCYKSSLNKPGQLFAIKMLSAVKAYDFTNISINEISPSRSLPNSDNFVVEHGYTLYNKPTTIFYGPKNNDCPLIIWPHGGPHLSSLDLFRADIAFFVQIGFAVLFINYRGSTGLGKDYVESLIGKIGDFDVKDVCNALQSNSLWSNRKLVLFGGSHGGFLVTHLSGQYPAMFKAVCALNPVTDLITMFGSTDIPDWTITEAGYNFSEVDSLANSKDVLMKLADCSPCKNVHKVQAPTLLLLGEKDLRVAAYQGLSYYHLLKKHGVTARVLMYNDCHPLSTVAADMDSLINAALWFIKYLNSDFEKSIN; this is encoded by the exons atggctcaa TTGGATAAACTTGTGGCAGCATATCGAGTGACCGCACAATATCCGGAAGTAATATCTGCTAAAATACTTAATTGCTCAAAAGACTCTGTTAGTGTTCATTCTGTTTGGATGCAAAAAGTTTTGGAAAGGCAAACAGTAATCAAGTTCCGGCAAACTGTCTTTTCAGATTATAAGAAGTATACCTTAACGTCACCACCAACTGATATAACAAacga GTTGATAAGCGCGCAATCAAAATCAACCAAGTATTTTTGTGTGGTTAGAGAAATCGAATCTGGAAAGGATATCAAACAGTACTTAGAAGTATGGGCTGATTGTTCTCTGGTGAAAAATTATGACTTGAGCGCTTTAGATGTGCATGGCAAAATTTATGCTGATg gtgaaTTTGGAACTTTGGAGTGGTCTCCTGatgaaacaaaaattgtttacattgcTGAGAAAAAAGTCCCAAAATCAGAaccattttataaacaaaaaccaaaagCGTCGGCTGATAAAGATGGTGTAGATAATAGTGACACTGTGCCG GGTAAAGAATATGATTGGAGCCAAGATTGGGGTGAACAGTTGGTAGGAAAGATTACTCCAGTTTTGGTGGTATGTGATATAAAAACAGATACTATAGATGTTCTTTCaaatattccaaataatattaatcctgCAACTGCAACATGGACACCTGATGGAAAAGGAGTAGTGGCAATTGGACATTCAATCACATCTCGTAAATTGGGTCTAATTTATTGTGCCAATAGTCCTAGCATTGTATTTTCTCTCACATTAGATGGCCAATATG atgTGTTGAGTTCCAATTCAGAACAATTGTGTGTGAGATATCCCAGGTTTAATTTGAATGGCACAAAGCTGGTATGGTTAGAACGCTTAGCAGGTGGACCACATAGTTCATGCTTTAAACTGATCTCTTGTAATTGGTCTACAAAAAAG ACTTCTACGGTTGTTGATTTTGACAATCGAATACTTCTCAATACTTATGATTATAATGAAGAATTACCATTCTATGGTCTATATGATCTGGCAATACCAAGAAATTGTTGGCTGAATGATGATAAAACCCTTGTATTGAGTACTCCTCAAGGTGGCTCGATACATACATTTGCTATTGATACTG aatcTAAAGATATCCATTATCTTCCAATCACAAAACCGTTTCATGAATGTGTTAGTGTATTAGATGTTTGTAATGATGTTTTAGTTTGTTATAAATCATCGCTTAATAAGCCTGGACAATTATTTGCCATCAAAATGCTTTCTGCGGTTAAAGCATATGATTTTACCAATATTTCCATTAACGAAATTTCGCCATCTCGTAGTCTTCCTAATAGTGACAACTTTGTTGTTGAGCATGGTTATACTCTTTACA ATAAACCTACTACAATTTTCTATGGaccaaaaaataatgattgtcCTTTGATTATATGGCCTCATGGAGGCCCACATTTATCATCTTTAGACCTTTTTAGAGCAGATATTGCATTTTTTGTTCAGATAG GTTTTGCTGTGTTATTTATCAATTACAGAGGATCGACGGGCCTAGGTAAAGATTATGTTGAATCATTAATTGGTAAAATAGGTGATTTTGACGTCAAAGATGTTTGTAATGCACTTCAGTCTAATTCATTGTGGTCCAATAGAAAATTGGTGTTATTTGGTGGTTCACATGGTGGGTTTTTGGTTACACATTTAAGTGGACAGTATCCA GCAATGTTTAAAGCAGTGTGTGCTCTGAATCCTGTTACTGATTTGATTACTATGTTTGGGTCAACTGATATTCCTGACTG GACCATTACAGAAGCTGGTTACAATTTCTCTGAAGTAGATAGCTTAGCAAATTCCAAAGACGTTTTAATGAAATTAGCTGATTGTTCGCCGTGCAAAAACGTTCATAAAGTTCAAGCTCCTACACTCTTATTGTTGGGTGAAAAAGATTTACGTGTTGCCGCGTATCAAGGTCTCTCATATTACCATCTTCTTAAGAAGCATGGTGTAACAGCTAG